The segment cttatgatattttgaaggcataattcaaatactgaaaatttattgaaagtgatattcattcgaacataattagtggtattttatttatggaattattattctacaagaatcaatgtcaaaatagattagatcgcctactataatatttgttttttaaaaaataattgttatatgaaaaatttaaattatttagtgTGCATTTTAGAATATAAGAATATCGATGatcacatataaaaaaattttaaaaggtaaaaatagttattagtagtataacatgttatttaagagattacctaaattgattttgttatcgATCAAAACTGTTATAAGAATtgactatatttatttaataaatgcttttacatgaaaaaatgcaaaaaaatatattttaatgttttatatttaatgttttagttcaaaattttaaattacttttatattagttttttttatataatttcaatacaaaatattaaaaggcaTAGTTTTAAAATTGGATTAGGACATTGTTAAACGTTAGACCAGCACTGCTGATCTGCTGTGTTAAAACCATAGTGGTCTCATCATTACATTGCGAGAGTTATGCATAAGAAGGAAGGGCATAGTTAACTATGAAGAGCACTTGGTTTTCTAAGTGGAAAAGCTGGAGCAGACTAGCTTTGCCTTTGTTAACGTAGCCACGCTGAGCCGAGATGACTTTTTCTTGTCTTTTGGACTAGTTTTAGAACTGAGGACATGATCACGTCTGAATAGTCTATTGCTATTTGCTGCTGTCAGTACCATCACACCAAGGAATATCAAAACGGAGATGGATGAGAAGATAAGCATCATTCCAGAAGCAACCTGATCTTTCACATTTTGCGCATACTGAACTGAGTCTAAAGCAAGAAAGGTGATGGGGAACGAGTAAGCCCACCATGCGACATTGAATCTTTTCATTGCCTTCTTGAAAAGGTTTGGCCTACAGACCTGAAAATGTTTAATAAGgaaaaagttaattttaagGAAAATGTCTTGTCATAAAATTTGATCTTTTCATTGCCTTTTTGTTTCTTGGTGTTAAAACTTACCAAGGACATGAAAATGAAGAGCGAAAGAAAGAACAACATCTTCGCTAGAGGATCAAATGTTCCACAAATGGAGTTCCAAGCTAGACTTCCCATGGCTGGTGCagcaaagaacaagaagaaaactGGCCTCAGCTTTGTTGGGAAGTTCTTACCGCCCGGTAGGCGTTGGTAAAGTGTAACAAAGATAACCAAATAGTGAATCATCCCCAGCGAGAACAAAAATAGAGCACACTCCTTCCAGCCCATCTCCGCAGCTCCCCGTGCAGCCACCAGGTTTGCGATTACTGATACTTGGCTTGCCGGGTTTGCCATCATCGACAGGAACCTTTTCTCTGTTGTGAACCACTGTCCATAAAGCTTTGTGTCGAGGGCCAATATTGGGAGAGTAAACACCGAGAATAATGTCTGATACAAAACGGACTGTGGTTCCAGCATTGGAGATGACTGAAGCAAGATAAGCCACGAGATTGATGGAGCGTAAAGATAGTTCACTCCAATATGATGTGAGAACTCTTCCTTTGCTgtttgaaagaagaagaaacacttCAACGCGTACAAGAGACAGAGTGACACTTGTGTTGCAAGTGCTAGGCACCAAAGGAGATGGAACGCCAAAGACGGGAGATTGCTTTGCAAACGGGACATGCTTGGTGAATCAGGTGCGATCATCATCTTCCAAAGCAGAGCTTGGCTGCAGAGGGAGAGGCTTATTCTAAAATAGCCTGCATGGAGACTACTCAAAACAGACATCAGAACAATGGGTTTGGTCTGAGGAAGGTCAGTGCTTCTCTCCTTACTGCTGGATATTGAATCATCAATTTTGATATGAACTTCTTGCTTAGGAAAGCTTTCCATCTCTGAAATATTGATGGAATAGAAGTGTAATggcttgtttttttctttgtgttgtTATAAACTTAGGATAGAATTCATATATGTAGGCAGAGAAGGTATGTAGAATAATTAGTTCAACACACGTGATTTAGGGGGAGTTAGTTAGTGATGGACAAGGATGTTTACTTAAAAGGATAATGGAATGTAATAAGGATAGCAATTTGTAGTAACTTTTGGTGAGCCCGGTAACTTGTATAGTACAGCTCAACATTTCTTGTTTAGGCTTCATGAATAAACAAAGCCATTCCTGTTgattattttaatcttttatttatatattttcctaCTTTACCTAACTGGTACCATTATAATTGAACAGGATAATTAGGTTTTCTTATCAGGGGGGTGTTACCACTAGATGTAAAGAAAGACTGATGCAAGCGAGCCACTGATACTGAAAAACT is part of the Raphanus sativus cultivar WK10039 chromosome 5, ASM80110v3, whole genome shotgun sequence genome and harbors:
- the LOC108857994 gene encoding S-type anion channel SLAH1-like, whose translation is MESFPKQEVHIKIDDSISSSKERSTDLPQTKPIVLMSVLSSLHAGYFRISLSLCSQALLWKMMIAPDSPSMSRLQSNLPSLAFHLLWCLALATQVSLCLLYALKCFFFFQTAKEEFSHHIGVNYLYAPSISWLILLQSSPMLEPQSVLYQTLFSVFTLPILALDTKLYGQWFTTEKRFLSMMANPASQVSVIANLVAARGAAEMGWKECALFLFSLGMIHYLVIFVTLYQRLPGGKNFPTKLRPVFFLFFAAPAMGSLAWNSICGTFDPLAKMLFFLSLFIFMSLVCRPNLFKKAMKRFNVAWWAYSFPITFLALDSVQYAQNVKDQVASGMMLIFSSISVLIFLGVMVLTAANSNRLFRRDHVLSSKTSPKDKKKSSRLSVATLTKAKLVCSSFST